GACAAGCGCAAACCACGCCAGCCAGAAGTACTGCGTTCTGGGGAAGGCGAGCGAAAGAGCTGCCCCGCTGCCGATGGCCCAAAGCCAGTCGAAATAGGAGCGTTGCGCCATCAGTGTTTGACAATGGCTTTGAAGCCCTCTTGCGCGAGTTTTTGGCGGACCGCTTCCGCCTCCCGGGCGTCAGCAAATGGCCCCACCTGTACGCGATAGTAAGAGTCAGACCCGGGCGGCACAACAAATGCCGCATAGCGCTTTCGCTTCAACCTGGCCACTAGGTGCCGAGCCTCGTCCGGGTTCTTGAGTGCCGCCACCTGCACCATGTTCTTGGCTCCAGTGGGAGCCGGCGCAACCGGGCGAGGAGCCGGAACGCTTCTTTCCCTCTTTTCTTCGACTGGCGGCGCGGGCACCAATTGTGGCTTTGTTTTCCCGGCTTTCTTGTAGAAATCCCAATCGGCGGGTGAAATGACTGGTTCCGCGCCTGGCGACGAACCCCGCTGCGGCTGATCGGCGGCTTTTAGCCCTGGCACGGGGCGGGGCCCGGCAATCTTTGCGTCTGCTTGTTGCGAGCGGCCAAGCACGTAGCCGAGCGTAAAGAAGACGCCTCCGAGCACGACTGCCACCAGGAAAACCCCAACCAGGTGCCGGCTCTCCAGCACCATCGCCGAACCCGAGTTGCTCCGCCCCCGCCCCATCGCTCTACTTGGGCGCGAGCGCTTGTTTGGTCCACAAACTGATCAAATCAATCGGCAACGGAAAAACAACGGTCGTATTTTTTTCAGTGCCGATCTCAGTAAGCGTCTGAAGATAACGCAACTGGATGGCCGCCGGCTGCGTGGCCAATATGCCGGCTGCCTCAGCGAGTCTTGCGGACGCCTGGAATTCTCCCTCAGCGTGGATGACCTTGGCGCGGCGCTCCCGCTCGGCCTCAGCCTGACGGGCAATCGCTCGCCGCATCTCTTCCGGGATATCCACCTGCTTCACTTCCACCAAAGCCACTTTGATACCCCACGGTTCGGTGTGCTCGTCGATGATTTGCTGAATGCGCTCGTTAACCTCTTTGCGCTTGCTGAGAAGATCGTCGAGCTCGACTTGGCCGACGACGTTTCGCAGGGTCGTTTGGGCAAGCTGTGAAGTGGCATAAAGATAGTTCTTCACGTAAG
The Candidatus Acidiferrales bacterium DNA segment above includes these coding regions:
- a CDS encoding SPOR domain-containing protein; its protein translation is MGRGRSNSGSAMVLESRHLVGVFLVAVVLGGVFFTLGYVLGRSQQADAKIAGPRPVPGLKAADQPQRGSSPGAEPVISPADWDFYKKAGKTKPQLVPAPPVEEKRERSVPAPRPVAPAPTGAKNMVQVAALKNPDEARHLVARLKRKRYAAFVVPPGSDSYYRVQVGPFADAREAEAVRQKLAQEGFKAIVKH
- a CDS encoding slipin family protein, with amino-acid sequence MQVFSVWQIAAALIVLFWLLNSIKIIKEWERGVILRLGRMRPVPVAAGIRLVFWPIEVLYRISLQLETLDVPSQDIITRDNVVVKVNAVCYFRVIDPNRAQAYVKNYLYATSQLAQTTLRNVVGQVELDDLLSKRKEVNERIQQIIDEHTEPWGIKVALVEVKQVDIPEEMRRAIARQAEAERERRAKVIHAEGEFQASARLAEAAGILATQPAAIQLRYLQTLTEIGTEKNTTVVFPLPIDLISLWTKQALAPK